Genomic window (Sulfurimonas sp.):
ATTTGAGAAAACCTATTGATATAAAAAAACTTTATGAGGTTTTATTAAGATATATCCCTAAAAATAACTCTAAATCTTTAAAAATTATTGAGTATAATTCTAACTTAGAGTTAATAAATTTTAATAAGATAGATGTAAACTTAGGATTAAAACAAGTAGGTGGCAATAAAGTTTTATACACAAAAATATTAAAAAGTTTTTATAATGAATATAGAGAACTTAACTTAGAAAAACTACAAATAAAAGAGTTTGAAATAGTTATGCATACACTTAAAGGTTTAAGTAGAAGCATCGGAGCAATAGACTTGCATAAAGAACTTGAAAAAGAGTTAAATCAAGAAAGTGAAACTCTCGTACCTTTATACTTTGAGTTGAGTAAGGTTATAGATGAGTTGAGTTTGATTAAAGAAGAAAAACTGAAAAATGATGAAGAACTTAAGAGCATTAGTGAAGAAAATGTTTTAAAAATGTTTAAACAGCTTATAGAGTGTTCAAAAATAAAACGACCTTTGCGGTGCAAGGTAATAGTCCAAGAGTTACAAAAGTATAGTTTAAATGCTAATGATGAAAAGATATTTAAAAGAGTAACTATATTGATAAATTCTTATAAATTTAACGAGAGTATAGATATTTTAGGAGATTACATAGATGCAAAAGAGTAAAAGAACAATTCTTATAGTCGATGATACGAAAATAAACATAGACATCTTACTAGATTTGTTAAGTGATTATGATGTCGCAGTTGCAATAGATGGAAAAAGTGCCATAGAGATAGCTACTGGAGAATGTCCAGACTTGATTTTGCTAGATCTTATGATGCCAGAGATGGATGGCTTTGAAGTATGCGAAATTTTAAAATCAAAAGATGATACAAAAGATATACCTATTGTATTTATAACAGCAAAAACAGATGAAGATTCCATAGAAAGAGCTTACGAGGTTGGTGGTATAGACTATGTTGTAAAACCGTTTAAACCGCGAGAACTTTTAGCGCGAGTAAAAACACAGCTAAAACTAAAAGAACTTTTAGAACATCTTGAATTTATAGCTTCACATGATGAGATGACAGGCATCTATAACAGAAGAAAGTTCTTCTATGAAGCAAATAAAAAATTTGAAGATTCAAAAGAGGGTTTGTTTGCAGTAATGATAGATATAGACCACTTTAAAAGTATAAATGATAGCTATGGGCATCCTCTAGGCGATAAAGTCATAAAACTTATAACTTCAACGATTGCTGAAAATATTTTAAAAGATTGTATATTTGGTAGAATTGGTGGAGAAGAGTTTGCTCTACTTTGCCGTGAGAATTATAAAGATGAGTTAGTCAATAATATTGAGAGTGTAAGAAGAAGTATAGAAAAACTAGAAATTATTAGTGACTCTAAAAAAAGTGTAAAATTTACCATAAGCAATGGCATCGCACAAGCGGATGCAAACACTAAAAATTTAGATGAACTTTTAAAAGAGGCAGATATTGCTCTTTATAAAGCTAAAGATTGTGGTCGCAATAAGGTGGTTTTTAGATAAATCACTTGTTTTCTAGCTTTGTAAACATTTCAAAGTTAAAGTATTTGTCTATTTTGTAGTTACTTACACTTACTCCAATGTTAGAGTTTTTTATAAGGTCTTGTTCTAAAATTATTTGGGCATCTATACATTTAGCACTAGAAGTTAGAACTATAAAATCATCTCCATGATAACGAATAATCATATCTGTTTTAAAAAGTGTAGTTAAAAGTTCGGCAAAATCTTGTAAAAACTTATTGCCATTTTCCCAGCCATTTTCTTGATTAAAGAGTGTGAATTTTTTTAAGTCTATAATATTTAAGCATTTATATTTATGTTCATTTGTATTTAAAAGAGTAAGTAAATAATCTTCATTATAAAGTCCTGTTAGAGCATCATGAAAAAAGTATGACATTCTTCTTTGTTCTAATTCTGAGGTTGGCATCTGTGAAGTTGTGTCAATATTTACATCTTTTAAAGCAGTTATAGCTGCATCTACTACAAAAGGGTGAAACTGTGTGCCACTTGCATGTTTAAGTTCATCTATGGCTTCTTCTATGCTTTTTCTAGGTCTATATATCCTGTTTGTTGTCATAGCGTCAAAGGCATCAGCGACTATCATAATATGAGAGAGCATCGGTATATCTTCAGGTGATGAGGTTCTAGGATAACCTTTTCCATCATATCTTGAATGATGAAAGCGAATGATAGTTGCCAAATCTTTATAGATGCTAATTTTTTCAAGCATATCCGCACCAACTTCTGAGTGTTGTTTAATAAGTTCATACTCTAGTTGAGAGAGTTTACCTGGTTTTAAAAGTATGGTATCAGGTGTAGCAACTTTACCTATATCATGTAAGATAGCAGCTTTTTCAAGTCTATGTATTTCTTTTTCATTTAAACCTAACTCTATGGCTATAAGCGCACAGTATTCAGCAACTCTGATTGTATGTCCTGCTGTGTAAGTATCGCGTTGTTCTATGATGTTTACAAAGGCAAGTATAGTTTCTTCATAGTTAGCTGTTTTTTCTTTCTCCATAGCGAGTATAGAATCTCTTTGTTTATGAGAGTAAAGTGCTATGGAAATATCATGTGCCATATTTTCTAAGATTTTTATTTCTTCTATCTCAAAACCTGTTTCTTTTGAAGAAAAAACGGTTATCACTCCAAAAATATCATTTTCAAAACCATGAAGAAGAGGTAAAACTATCATCCATCTAAGGTTAGTATCTTCTTCTCTTCTATGTAAATTTTCACTAAGTAAACATTGTTCAATTTTTTCTATAATAGGATGCTTGAGTTTTGTGGCTTTTACGATGGCGTTTATAAAATAGTTCTCTTTTTCGAATTCTTTAAGGGAAATAATATTTTGGGGGATAAGAGCTTTTTTTTCTGATGATTGAGATACTATGTCCAAAATATCGTTTCGTATAAGTCCAGAAACTACAAGAGAGTAAACTTTGTTTTCGTGAAGTTTTGTTGTTGCATCTGTTAAAATAGTTTTAGTCGAATAAGAAGTTATGAGAAGTTCATTTACCTCTGTGATGACTTGTAGAACATCTTTTAGATGCTTCTCATGTGAAATAACAACTTCTAAGTCATGGGTTCTTTGAGAAACTGTTTTTTCAAGTATATCTTTTGCATTTTCTATCTCATATTGGCGTCTGTAAAAGAGAGTTATAATCCAAATTAAAATAGAAGTAAGCACAAGAGATACTAACAAAACAGATACTATGGAGTTAGAAGTTTTTTCTTCTAAAATAAGCATCTGTTTAGTATGAAGTTTAGTGGGGATAGAAACTCTAATGCCACCTCTAATATCTCCAACTTTATAACCTTGGTGTTCATGACATTTTAGACAGGTTTTTGTTGTTACTAAGGCACCCATAAAATCAAAACTATTTTCTTTATCATTAAAGTTGTAGAAATATTTTTCATCTTTATGAAGTTCAAAATACTTTAAGGCTTGTATTTCAAATTTGTCTGCTTTGTTTGAAGAGTTTATAGGTTTTAGGCTTGTGGTTTTGTAATGGTAAGTACCTCTTTTATTTGAAATTTCTGATATTTGTCTTGTCATCCAAGCAGGGTTTATTTTTATAAGTGTTTCATTTTTATCTGTAAGAAGAGTGTTGTTTTTTAAATAAAAATTTGGCTTTAGTCCATCTTTTGCTTTCACATAAACACCGCCATACTGAGCATACCAAAAGCGAGTATCGATCATGCCTTGAAAATGAGCTTTAGCCTCTTGAACTACTTGTTGCTCGGAGAGAAGTTTTGTGTTTTTAGAGGATGATAAGATTTCATAAATGATAAAAAAAGTGATAAGGATTATAAATAAACTAACTGTAAGAATCGAGATTAATTTTTGGTTAATTTTTAGCATAACTAAAGTTTATCACTTTTAAAATTAAGATATCCTTTTTTTTACTCTGGTCTTTTTGCAATAAACCTTAGCCAAAAGAAACCAAAAAGTCCTGCAAAAAGTGAAGCAGCTAAAATGCCGACTTTTGCTTGAAAGATAAGATTATTTTGACCTAAAAATGCTAAATCTGCAACAAATATACTCATAGTAAAACCAATCCCACCTAAAAAAGCAACACCAAAAATCTGACTCATTGTTGAGCTTTCTGGCAGTTTTGCAATACCTAGCTTTATAGCAATCCAAGCAACTCCAGCGATGCCTAAAACTTTTCCTAAAATAAGACCTGCGATGATTCCTAAAGATACAGGCTCTAAAACAGTAGTACCAATAGATGAAAAATCAATAGCAATTCCAGCATTTGCAAGTGCAAAAAGAGGAATAACCACTAAACTCACAGGCAGATGCAAACTGTGTTCTAATCTCGCGGCAGGTGCTTCAACAGCTAAGATACGCTCTTTCATATTTGTAAGTATTGCTTTTTGGTTTTCATGCATTGTGTTGTCTGTTGCAACTGGGTAGTTATCATACTCATCAAGTAAATTTCTTGCACTGTTTGAAAAATCAACAGCAGTTCGTTTTGCTTTTGAAGGAATAGCAAAAGCAGCGATAACCCCAGCGATAGTTGCATGAACCCCAGATTCAAGCATAAAAAACCACATAAATAAGCCAATTAAAAAATAAGGTAAAATAGTATGAATACCAAAACGGTTAAAAAGAACCATAACTCCAAAAGAACCACCTGCTAACATAAGTGGTAAAAAGTTAATTTGGTCTGTATAAAAAATAGCGATAACTAAAACTGCTCCAAGGTCATCAACGATAGCAAGAGCGACTAAAAATGTCACTAATGCAGGAGAAACCCTTTTACCCAAAAGAACTAAAGCACTAATGGCAAAAGCGATATCTGTTGCCATTGGAATTCCCCAACCAGCAGCACTTTCTGTCCCATAGTTTATGCTAGTGTAGATTAAAGCAGGAAGTACCATTCCACCAATAGCAGCTAAGATAGGAAGCATTGCTACTTTTATGTTTGAAAGTTCACCGATTAAAATTTCGCGTTTTATCTCTAAACCAACCATAAAGAAAAAGATAGCCATTAAGCCATCATTTATCCAATGATGAATAGTGTGAGATAGTTTCCATTCTCCAACATTAAAGTCTATCTTCATGTGAAAAAAGTGAGAGTATATTTCATAAAGAGGAGAGTTTGCTAAAAGTAGGGCAATAATGGTCATAAACATTAAAACCAAACCTGTGGTAGTTTGAGCGTGTAAAAAGTGTTCAAATGGAGTCGAGATTTTATTAAAAGCTTTTTCCCATGGTGCGTAAAGTTTCATTGTCTTCCTTGAAAAATATATCTAATTATAACTAAACAAAGAGAACTAAATAAATATGAGTATAATCCGCATATGAATTTACAAAAGTATAAAAATAAAACTGTTTTACTATTTGGAAAGAGTCGTGCTTTTAGTAATGATGAGTTTAAAGCACAGATGCATTTTCACAAGATAAACATAACAGATGAAATCGATGAAAATGTGGTACTTGTAGTAGATGGCAAGATGATGACACCTTATGAGCAAAATGCTAGTGAGGAACTTTATAAGCAAAGTAAACATGAGTTTATGGATATAGATGCCCTTGAGAGAGAACTTGCACAAACCATAGATGGAGATACTCTTTTGATGAGTTTAAAACTCTCTCACGATAAAGATAGGTTAAAAGATTTTTTAACAAATTCGATGGTAACAGATGAAATTTTTTTTAAACTTTTAAAGATGTACAACTGGAACAAAGAAGACTTTTTTGATAATGATGACAATAGAGATGTAAGTGCCGCTTTTATATCTCGTTTTTATGAAAATATAGAAAGAAATCATAATGTACAGTACGCTACAACAGGTTTTATTCATTTAGTGGCTCAGGCTAAAAATAAAACTCTACTTCAACACATTGTAAATCTTCAACCACTTAGTTTTCACCCAAGACTTAAATGCGCAATCGCTATGAATGTTTTTAGCGATTTAGAGATGCAAAAGCTGTTTTTTAAAAGTGGTGATGAGAGAATTTTTGAAGCACTTTCTTTTAACAAAAGCCTAGATGCTACTTTGGTAAAAGAGTTTTTAAATGATGAGGTTTTGGCAAATAATATGGCTTTAACAATCTCGTTAAATAAAGGACTTTTTGAAACTCTAAAAAAGTATAAAACCTCAATATCACAAAATGAAAGCCTAAGTTTAGAGATGCAAAAAGAACTTTTAAATTTAAAAGAAAATGATGTTGATTTTTCCCTTGCACAAAATAATGAACTTGATATATCGATAATAAATATACTCCTTCAAGAGGGTGATGAAAATATAAATAGTGTTATTTATGAAAATACTTCAACACCAAAAGAGATATTGCAAGTTGCATATCAAGATGAAAAAAATCATGCTTCTTTAGCTAAAAATGAAAACACTCCCATAGATATTTTGTATCAGCTTCAACTTGATGCTAGGTATGAAAGAAGTGTAAAAACAAATGCTGGATATGGAAAACATATACAAAGTGAAAATTTAGGATGGTTAGTCTAATGAAAGCCTCAAAGTTAATAAGTTCAATTTCCGCTCTCATAGAGCAAAAAGTTCCAAGTTTTTTATGGGGAGCGCCAGGAGTTGGTAAATCTTCAATAATTAAGCAAATAGCACAATCAAAGGGTATGGAATTTATAGACTTAAGACTCGCTCTTATGGATCCAACTGACCTTAAAGGCATCCCATTTTATGACAAAGACTCACATACTGCACTTTGGGCGCCACCAGCTTTTTTACCAAAAGAGGGAAGGGGTATTTTATTTTTAGATGAGTTAAATACAGCAGCTCCAAGTGTTCAAGCATCTGCATATCAACTTATCTTAGATAGAAAAGTTGGTGAATATTGTCTTCCTTCAGGTTGGGCAATAATTGCTGCAGGAAATCGTGAAAGTGATAGAGGAGTAACATATAGAATGCCTGCTCCTTTAGCAAATAGATTTGTTCATTTTGAGATGGAAGTTGACGCTTGTGATTGGAGAGATTGGGCGTATGAAAAAGGTATAGATGCAAAAATAATTGCTTACATCGCTTACAAAAATGAGCATCTTTTTACTTTTGATGCTAAAAGTGATACTAAAAGTTTTGCAACTCCAAGAAGTTGGGAATATGTAGATGCCATACTTAAAAGTAGTATAGATGCTGAGTTACTTCTAGATGCTATTAGTGGTGCAGTTGGTAAAGATGTTGCAGTTGGCTTTTTACAGTTTGTAAAAGTTATGACTAGACTTCCAAATATAGAGGATATTTTAAACACAGGTGAGGGTGAATACTCTGATGAGGTTGATGTTCTTTACGCTCTAAGTGTTGGCTTAGTTAGTGGAGTTTTTAAAGAAAATAGCGATGAAAAACTAGATAATCTACTAAACTACACATTAAAACTAAAAAGTGAATTTGCGGTTATGTGTGTTCAAGACTTGCAAAGAAACGGTGTTAAAATGGAACACTCTAAAGTTTTTAAAGAGTGGGTTAAGCAGTTTGCTTATCTTTTGGCTTAAAGAAAAGGTACTTATTGTATTTTTAGATAAAATAGAATATAAAATTATCAGGCACAAAATATGAACAAATCAAATATAAACCTAAGAATAAGAAACTCAACAGCAGAATTTTTAATCTACAAATCAGACAATCAAGATGTTAAAGTAGATGTACTTTTACATGATGAAAACATTTGGCTTACTCAAGAGCAAATGGCACAGTTGTTTGGTAAAGCAAAATCAACTATCAATGAACATATTAAAAATATTTTTAAAGATGAAGAGCTTATAGAATCGCAAGTTATGCAAAAATTCGGAAATTCCGAATTTCAGAAAAAACAAACAAATTATTATAATCTTGATACTATTATATCTGTTGGGTATAGAGTAAAATCTATCCAAGGCATAAGATTTAGACAGTGGGCAACTAAAAGGTTACAAGAGTACATCATCAAAGGTTTCACAATGGATGATGAAAGACTTAAAAATCCCCAACAACAATTTGGAAAAGATTATTTTAAAGAGCAATTAGAACGAATAAAAGATATCCGTTCTAGTGAAAGAAGATTTTATCAACAAATAACAGATATTTATAGTGAATGTAGTATCGATTATGATAAAAACTCACAATACACAAACAACTTCTTTGCCACAGTTCAAAATAAACTACATTGGGCTATAGCAACTCAAACTGCATCTGAAATAATATATTCAAGAGCTAATCATGAAAAAAACAATATGGGATTAAGCACTTGGAAAAATGCACCAACAGGAAGAATAAGAAAAACTGATGTCATTGTTGCTAAAAATTATCTATATGAAAAAGAATTAAAATCATTAAATAGAATCGTAACAATGTATCTTGATTATGCAGAAGACCAAGCTGAGAGAAATATACCAATGACCATGAAAGATTGGAGTCAAAAATTAAATGCTTTTTTACAATTTAATGAACGAGATATTTTACAAAATGCTGGAAAAGTTACAGCTGTAATTGCAAAAGAATTTGCCATTAGTGAATTTGAAAAATATAAAGTTATTCAAGATAAATCATACAAAAGTGATTTTGATATGTTACTTCAAGAGTTAGACAAAGATGTACGGTGATACAAAAGAAAATCTCTCAAGCAAAAGCTAAACTTTTAGTTGAGTACCCATTTTTTGGAACTATTGCTTCACGCTTAAAGCTTATTTCAAATGATGATATTCAAGCTTTTAAAAGTGATGGTATTTTTCTTGAATATAATAGTGATTATTTAGAGTCATTAACAATAAATGAGATGGAATTTGTTTTTGCAAATGGTGCGATGCACGCGTCTTTGGCTCACGAGCATCGTAAAAACAACAGAAGTGGTTGGCTTTGGCAACTCTCCACTGACTACGCAATAAATGATATGCTTGTTGAAAACGGACTTCATCGTCCAGACCTAGCACACTACTCAAAAAGATTTAGTGGATTATATGCAGAAGAGATATATGAAGAGTTAAAAGCCGATATTCTTCGTGATGAGTTGGAGTATGAAGCAGAGACACAAGATGATGTGCAAAATCAAGATGCCGAGAATTCTCAAGAGGAACAACTTTTTGATGAGTTTGTAAAATCTACTTTAGATGCTGAAGAAGCAAAAGAGGCTTTAGCATCTGGACTCCATAGATTTTTTAAACTAGGTCTGAAGTCTAAGGTTGATTGGAGAGATGAGTTAAGAGTTGCGATAGATAGATTTTATAAAGATGACTATGCTCAGATGCCACCAAATAAGAAGTTTCTTCATTTAGGATTTTATCTACCTTCAAATATAAGTCAAAGGTTCAAACTTGTTATAGCAGTTGATAGTTCAGGCTCAGTTGATGAAACTCTTTTAAGTGAATTTTTAAATGAGCTAAATTTTTTGATGAATACAATTCCATCTTATGAAATCAACTTACTTGTATGTGATGATAAGATAAATTCACATAATATTTTTTATAGTGGAGATAGACTTGAAGTAGATATACAAGGTGGTGGAGCAACAGACTTTAGACCTGTGTTTGAGTTTGTTCAAGAAAACTTGCAAGATACACAGCTACTTCTTTACTTTAGTGATTTAGAAGGAACTTTTCCAAAAAAAGAACCATCTTACATGGTAAAGTGGATAAGTCCAAATGAAAAAGAAGTTCCATTTGGAGAAGTTATAGTTTTAAAAGATTAGTCAAAAACTACTTGATTTTTTCCATTTTGTTGAGCTTGAAGCAACATCATATCAGCTTGAGATATTGTTTCTTCAAGATTATCTTCAGTATGTAGTGAAACACCTATGGAAACTGTACATTTTATATAGTCATTATTTTTAGTAGTAAAACCAGACTTTTCGACTTCTTGGCGTAATCTTTCAAAAATATCAGTAGCACTATATCTATTTATATTTTTTAAAATTATGCAAAATTCTTCGCCTTCAAATCTAGCTACAAAATCTCTGTAATTAGTTTTAGTTCTTAGAATTTCAGATAAATTAATGATGGCTTCATCACTAATATCTTGACCAAATTTTTTCTCTATCTCTTTAAAGTTATCAATATTTACAATTCCAACAGCAAACTGTTCACCACTCACTTTAGCGTCTTGGGAATACTCTTTCATGTGTTTATAAAAATAACGATGATTGTAAAGACCTGTGAGAACATCTCTATTTGCATAGTTGGTTATAAATTGAATATTTTCTAAGGCTTCAATAGAGTTATGAATACGACAGAAAAATTCTTCTTTAGAATAAGGCTTTTTAATATAGTCGTTTGCCCCTTGTTTTAAAAATATTGCATTTGTTTCTTCATCATCACTTGAAGATAATACCATGACACAAAGTTCTGATTTTTTGTATTTTTTTCGTATCTCTTTAGTTAGCTCAAGTCCATTCATAACGGGCATATTATAATCAGTAAGCACTAAAGATATATCTGGGTTTTCATTTAGCATGCCAAGTGCTTCTTCTCCATGATTTACAGCTATTACTTTAAAAAAAAGATTTTCTAGTGTTTCTTTTAAAATTTTGCGAAATATCATAGAGTCTTCAACTACTAAAATCGTGTGTTCTTGATTTTTTTCTAAGCGTTGTATGGTTTGTATGACATAGTTTATATCGTTAACGCCACTTTTATTTATGTAGTCAATGATATTTTTTTTAAGAATCTTTTTTCGAAACTCTTTGTCGATATTTGCACTAAGTACAATGACTTTGTGTCCTGTTTTTAAAACATAATCTACGACTTGAGCTTCTTGAGTGTCTGGAAGATTTATATCAAGTATAGTTAAAAAGTATTTGTATTTTTTTAAAAAAAGTTTTGCTTCTGAGAGTTTGTAAGCTATGTCCACTTCATACTTTAAGGAAATAGAGATTTTTCTAGCAATAAGTTTGGCAAGTGTTTGGTTGTCTTGGACGATTAGTATTCTTTTCATGGATGTATTATAGTATAATTTTTTTATGAATTATTTAGAAGATATTTTACAAGATTTAGATAAAAAACAAAACATATTTTTAACTGGGGGAGCTGGTGTTGGTAAGACTACAATAACTAGAGAAGTTATAGAGCATTTTGAAAATGAGGCTAAAAAAGTCGCAAAACTAGCATCTACGGGAATGGCAGCAACGCTTATAAACGGACAAACTCTTCATAGTTTTTTAGATTTGGGTATAGCATCTAGTATTGAGGAGTTAGAAAAATCTGGCAAATTTTTGATAAAGAAGAAGATAAAAAAACTCATCTCTAGTATGAGTCTTATAGTTATAGATGAGATTTCTATGGTTAGTGATACTTTGATGCAAATGATAAAACTTCGCTTAAATCAAGCCGACTTTAAGGGCTGTGTTTTAGTAGTTGGTGATTTTTTACAACTTCCTCCCGTTGTTCGTGGAGGTGGTGAGGTAAAGTTTGCTTTTGAGTCAGAATCTTGGAATGAGTTTGAGTTTAAAAAAATTGAGCTTACACATATATACAGAACTGATGATAAAAAATTTATAGAACTCCTAGGAAGTATTCGAGATGGTTTCGTTGATGAGGATATTCACAATCAACTAAATGAATTTATAAAACCTTTGCCTGAGGATTTAGGTGAGTTCACTTTTCTTTTTGGTAAAAATATCTCAGCATCAAGACATAATAAAAAGCAACTTGCATATATAGATGATGAACTTTTTGTGAAAGTTGCGCAGGTTATAAAACATACTAAAAGTGTTAAAGATGTAGAAGTAGATAGGTTTATGAGTGACTCGCGAATAGATAAAGAGTTAGAGTTGAAAATAGGAGCACCTGTTCTCTTTACAAGAAACTCTTGGAACTATTTTAACGGAGAGAGAGGAATAATAGTAAATGTAGAACCAAATTTTGTACATGTTCGCAAAAGTGATACTAAAGTTGTAAAGCTTGAAGTAGTTGCTCAAAGTAAGTCTAAGTGGAGTGAAAAAAGTGTGGATGGGCAAAAAGAGATGCTTGAAGTTGCCCAACTAAGTGTATATCAGTTTCCAATCAAGCTCGCTTTTGCTATTACTATTCATAAATCACAAGGCATGTCTATAGAAGATTTGATTATTGAGACAAATGAAATATTTGCACCATCTCAGTTTTATGTAGCAATCTCAAGAACTTGTAATCCTAAAAGGTTAAATCTTATCGCACCCACTTGTCAGTGGCACAAAATAGTCTTTGTAAATAGTAAAGCTTTGGGGTTTGTGAAAACTACACAATAGGGTAGTCTGATTTTTTATGATATACTTTGGATATACATTAGGAGTTTGTTATGACTGCAACTATATCAAAGTGGGGAAATTCACAAGGGCTTAGATTTCCAAAAAATATTATGAAAGATTTGCACTTATCAATCGGTGATAAGGTAAATATATTTGTTGAAAATAATAAAGCTATTATAGAACCTGTTTTAAAAGAAAAAATCAAATATGATATAAATGAACTTGTTTTAAAAATCCCAAAAGATTATAAAGCAAAAGAAGAGATGACTTTATCAGTTGGACTAGAAGAATGGTAAATCAGTACATTCCTCAAAAAGGTGATTTAGTCATACTCACATTTGACCCATCAGCCGGACATGAACAACAAGGCAGAAGACCAGCACTTATAATTTCAAATGAAGTTTTTAACAGGCATGTAGGCTTAGCAATAGCTTGTCCAATAACAAACACTGAGAGAAACTTTCCCTTTCATGTAAATGTAGATAGCGATAAATTAACTGGTTTTATAATGACTGAGCAGATAAAGTCAATAGATTATACAGCTAGAAAAGTTAAGTTTGTTGAAAAAGTTAACGATGAGGTTATGGCTAAAGTTTTAGGAATTGTTGAGAGTGTTATTTTTGACTAACAGACAACGCACAGAGTGCGTTATTTGAATAAGTGAATAAAGACTATAGTTTGTCTTCGTTTTTACCAAGATACTCAGCTACACCTTCAGTTGTTGCTTTCATACCTTCATCACCTTTTTGCCAACCAGCAGGACAAACTTCACCAAACTCATCAGTAAACTGCATAGTATCTACCATTCTAAGCATCTCATCGATATTTCTTCCAAGTGGAAGGTCATTGATAACTGCGTGACGAACTACACCTTGTGCATCTATAAGAAATGAACCACGAAGTGCTACTGCCCCGCCAAAAAGTACATCATAATCTTTAGATATTTGTTTTGTAAGGTCAGCTACTAGTGGGTACCCAACTCTACCGATACCACCATTATTTACAGGAGTTTCTCTCCATGCGAAGTGAGAAAATTGACTGTCAACAGAAACACCTATAACATTTACGCCACGCTCGTTAAAGTCTTTGAGTCTATGGTCAAAAGCGATAAGTTCAGATGGACATACGAAAGTAAAATCTAGTGGATAAAAAAAGATAACAGTACCTTTTTTCCCCATATTTTCACTAAGTTTAAAATCTTCAACGATTGAACCGTCACCTAAAACTGCTGTTGCTGTAAAATCTGGAGCTTTGTTTGTTACTAACATATTTATATGTCCTTTGTATTTTAATTTATGGCGGAATTTTAACTAAAAATAATTAATAGTTGTTAGCTAAAGCAAAGTAGTGAAATTATTTAAGGATAATTTTTATCTTTTAGTTTTAGTTATAATTTTATAAAAATATATAGAGGTATAAGTGATTATCAAAAAAATAATTTATATTCTTCTCTCATTATGTATAGTTCTTTTAACAATATTTGTTATTTTATCTTTATATTATAGAGTAGATAGTCTTGTTTTTTCTACGATATATATATTGTTTTTTTTACTATCTTCAATATTTGCAATCATTTCTTTAAAGTTAAAACGCTTTCGTTTTGTCGCATGGGTAGTTTATATCATTTTGTTTAGTGCATGGTTTCTTTGGTATGAAAATATTCAGCCATCAAATGATAAAAATTGGCAAAAAGATGTAGCAGTTTTATCGTATGCAACTCAGGATAATAATCTTATAACAGTTCATAATATTCGTAATTTTAAGTACATTACAG
Coding sequences:
- a CDS encoding diguanylate cyclase, with protein sequence MQKSKRTILIVDDTKINIDILLDLLSDYDVAVAIDGKSAIEIATGECPDLILLDLMMPEMDGFEVCEILKSKDDTKDIPIVFITAKTDEDSIERAYEVGGIDYVVKPFKPRELLARVKTQLKLKELLEHLEFIASHDEMTGIYNRRKFFYEANKKFEDSKEGLFAVMIDIDHFKSINDSYGHPLGDKVIKLITSTIAENILKDCIFGRIGGEEFALLCRENYKDELVNNIESVRRSIEKLEIISDSKKSVKFTISNGIAQADANTKNLDELLKEADIALYKAKDCGRNKVVFR
- a CDS encoding HD domain-containing phosphohydrolase: MLKINQKLISILTVSLFIILITFFIIYEILSSSKNTKLLSEQQVVQEAKAHFQGMIDTRFWYAQYGGVYVKAKDGLKPNFYLKNNTLLTDKNETLIKINPAWMTRQISEISNKRGTYHYKTTSLKPINSSNKADKFEIQALKYFELHKDEKYFYNFNDKENSFDFMGALVTTKTCLKCHEHQGYKVGDIRGGIRVSIPTKLHTKQMLILEEKTSNSIVSVLLVSLVLTSILIWIITLFYRRQYEIENAKDILEKTVSQRTHDLEVVISHEKHLKDVLQVITEVNELLITSYSTKTILTDATTKLHENKVYSLVVSGLIRNDILDIVSQSSEKKALIPQNIISLKEFEKENYFINAIVKATKLKHPIIEKIEQCLLSENLHRREEDTNLRWMIVLPLLHGFENDIFGVITVFSSKETGFEIEEIKILENMAHDISIALYSHKQRDSILAMEKEKTANYEETILAFVNIIEQRDTYTAGHTIRVAEYCALIAIELGLNEKEIHRLEKAAILHDIGKVATPDTILLKPGKLSQLEYELIKQHSEVGADMLEKISIYKDLATIIRFHHSRYDGKGYPRTSSPEDIPMLSHIMIVADAFDAMTTNRIYRPRKSIEEAIDELKHASGTQFHPFVVDAAITALKDVNIDTTSQMPTSELEQRRMSYFFHDALTGLYNEDYLLTLLNTNEHKYKCLNIIDLKKFTLFNQENGWENGNKFLQDFAELLTTLFKTDMIIRYHGDDFIVLTSSAKCIDAQIILEQDLIKNSNIGVSVSNYKIDKYFNFEMFTKLENK
- the nhaA gene encoding Na+/H+ antiporter NhaA, producing MKLYAPWEKAFNKISTPFEHFLHAQTTTGLVLMFMTIIALLLANSPLYEIYSHFFHMKIDFNVGEWKLSHTIHHWINDGLMAIFFFMVGLEIKREILIGELSNIKVAMLPILAAIGGMVLPALIYTSINYGTESAAGWGIPMATDIAFAISALVLLGKRVSPALVTFLVALAIVDDLGAVLVIAIFYTDQINFLPLMLAGGSFGVMVLFNRFGIHTILPYFLIGLFMWFFMLESGVHATIAGVIAAFAIPSKAKRTAVDFSNSARNLLDEYDNYPVATDNTMHENQKAILTNMKERILAVEAPAARLEHSLHLPVSLVVIPLFALANAGIAIDFSSIGTTVLEPVSLGIIAGLILGKVLGIAGVAWIAIKLGIAKLPESSTMSQIFGVAFLGGIGFTMSIFVADLAFLGQNNLIFQAKVGILAASLFAGLFGFFWLRFIAKRPE
- a CDS encoding MoxR family ATPase, producing the protein MKASKLISSISALIEQKVPSFLWGAPGVGKSSIIKQIAQSKGMEFIDLRLALMDPTDLKGIPFYDKDSHTALWAPPAFLPKEGRGILFLDELNTAAPSVQASAYQLILDRKVGEYCLPSGWAIIAAGNRESDRGVTYRMPAPLANRFVHFEMEVDACDWRDWAYEKGIDAKIIAYIAYKNEHLFTFDAKSDTKSFATPRSWEYVDAILKSSIDAELLLDAISGAVGKDVAVGFLQFVKVMTRLPNIEDILNTGEGEYSDEVDVLYALSVGLVSGVFKENSDEKLDNLLNYTLKLKSEFAVMCVQDLQRNGVKMEHSKVFKEWVKQFAYLLA